The region CTTTAATTACAGGTGGTGCAAAGTCTGAGCACAATTCCAAAGGTTGCATTACGTCTGATCTGTGTCTTAATTACTCTATCAGCTATGGAGCTTACAGAATTGTACAAAACACCAAGTGCTGCAGTGAAGATCTCTGCAACGCCCAGATTAACTACACAAAACCTGGTAATTaattcattgattatgtttttcaATACTTTGTACAATTTGAATTTGCAGTGCTCACAAACGTTTTTTAACTAACTATagatttggattaaaaaacagaatacacGTAGTTTTGTAATTCCAGCTTCATATACATGTTTTAGAAGAAAcaagttggtgacaaaaaattaaagcttttaagaaaaaattataataattcttaatttcttttaaactgaATAACTATCTCTGTATTTTAGTCTCCACTCCAAATAGAAAAAAGTGCTTCAACTGTGATGaagaaaactgcatgaaaacCCTTAAATGTGCAGGGGATGAAAACTACTGCATTAATGTAACAGGTAAGAGGCCAACATGTTTGCATGCTTCATATTTATCATCACAAGAACATTAAGACCAGATCCAAATGTGTTACTTGCATCAtaactattttcattttcacaggaTATACACAAGGAGAACGTTTCATGATGAAGGGATGTGCCTCTGAGTTGGTGTGCTCAGATCATTTTTCTTCAGTGATGAGTCAGTTTACTACACGGCCCCCTGGAGCAAAGGTTAGCTGCTGCCGGGGCAACTACTGCAACAGCGCTAGCAGCACCATCAGCCCAGGAAGCAAAAGCAGCGCCAGCAGCACCAGTCCCACCCTGCTG is a window of Xiphophorus maculatus strain JP 163 A chromosome 4, X_maculatus-5.0-male, whole genome shotgun sequence DNA encoding:
- the LOC111608394 gene encoding phospholipase A2 inhibitor and Ly6/PLAUR domain-containing protein-like → DNLKCKCEPSRYGTCAKETTECSSEDDSCSVRTQVYYLGGAKSEHNSKGCITSDLCLNYSISYGAYRIVQNTKCCSEDLCNAQINYTKPVSTPNRKKCFNCDEENCMKTLKCAGDENYCINVTGYTQGERFMMKGCASELVCSDHFSSVMSQFTTRPPGAKVSCCRGNYCNSASSTISPGSKSSASSTSPTLLLLLVPLLFSILFS